One Algoriphagus sp. Y33 genomic window, GGTCATATGGAATCTCGCATATTGGATAATCATCCCAGTGTGTGTCGCTCTCGACATGCTCGATTTCATCTATTTATATTTTGTTTTAAGAGGTCAGATAGCCTGTCCCGATTTTTCTTCGGGAGAATCTCGCCAGGTGAATAATCATACCTCTGTGTGTCGTCTTCGACATGCTCGATTTCATATAGCTACAAATGCCGTAAGAAAGCATCAGGATTATTGAGGAAGTTTTTCAAAATCGTAAAATGCTCTGTTTCCTGATAATTAACTTTCTGAATTTTATCTCCAAACTGGAATATGGTCGCATTGGGGAGAGTCATTAAAATAGGAGAGTGGGTAGCAATGATAAACTGGCAACCATGATTTTCAGCCAGGTTTTTAATTAGGGAGAATAGTGCCAGTTGCCGCTGGGGTGAAAGGGCAGCCTCAGGTTCGTCAATCAGGTAAATTCCTTCTGCTTGCAATCTGCCTTCCAGGACTTTTAGAAAACCCTCTCCGTGGGAAACTTCTGTAAGATTTCCATATTTACGTAGAAGGGCTTCTTTTTGCCCTTGCACAGCTCCGACTGCTAATTTTAATCCAGATCCGCTCAATCTTTTTTCGAAATCAACGATGTCTCCTTTCAGTTCATCGTCTAGGTTCCTAAGGCGTTTCACAAAGCCAAAGTAATCTTCAGCTCTGAAGAAAAAGCCACGATATGCTTTATTATTCCATCGGGTAACTATACTTTCTCCATAGGATTTGACTCCATCAAGTGTGTCGTCTTGCTCCAAATCAGTGCTGCCAATGGCAGGTAAATTCAACTTGATAGCCAGCGTTTTTAGAAGCGTTGACTTTCCCGATCCATTTTCTCCAACGAAAACCGTCACTGGATTCTCGAACGTCATAGATCCCATTTCAGTCAATGATTTAATAGAAAATGGAAACTGAGGGCTTCTGCTTGTGGGAAGATGGATCTGATGGAGGAAGTACATGGGGATTTAGAGGTTAGAATTGGATAAAAGCTCGGGATTGCAAATCCCGAGCAGCAGATAGCAGAATGCATGCGTTGTTTAACCTTCGAGGTTTTCAAAACCTCGAAGGTTTTAATTCTCACAATTAATTTACTCCGGTTTTGCGATAAATCCCGCTTTTAAGACAGTTTTGAACACTTCGTCGGAAGTGATATCCTCAGACTCCACAGATAGGATTCTGTCCTCACTCTGCAAGTCCACAGACCATGAATTGATCTTGGGTTCGGCATTTAAAATAGGAGTGACCTTTGCAAGGCAATTGCCGCAGTTGATGTTTGTTTTGAATTTTTGAGTTTTCATTTGTATTGAATTTAAAAGGATCAAAAGATTAAGGGTTTAGAAAAAGGTTAAGGACTAAATCGGGAGGTGGATCTTATTTCTCGCTGCTTGATACTAACTACTTATTACAGGTTATTACAGGCTACTCTCTATAAAATCCTCCTTGCCCCCTTTTCATGGATTTATATTTCCATACCAAGTTATCAATCTAAGGGAGAGTTCCGCAGGTCTTATTACTAGACTCTCGTCTATTGACTCGTGGATTTTGTTTCTTGTTTTTAACTCTTAATGTTAATGATTCCAGTAAAGTAAGAGATTGCTTCTTCGCTCGTACCTCGCTTATCGCAATGACGTACCTTGACATTCCCATCTTGGCTCTTGATTCTATACTCTTGCTTCTTTGACTCATGTATCTTGCTACTTGATACTAGCTACTAAATACGTTTACTCTTTAACCTAAGGCTATTCAATACTACCGACACAGAACTGAAGGCCATTGCGGCACCCGCAATCATAGGATCGAGCAAGAATCCATTGATAGGATATAAAACCCCGGCGGCAATAGGGATGCCGATCACATTGTAAATAAATGCCCAGAAGAGATTCTCCTTAATACCTCGGACGGTCTGCCCTGACAGATTCAATGCTTTGGGAATGACTTCAAGATCGGAGGAAATGATGGTCATTTTTGCCACATCCATCGCAATATCCGAACCGTGTCCCATCGCAATACTGATGTCTGCCTGTGCCAATGCTTCTGAATCATTGATACCATCACCGACCATGGCTACAATTTTGCCTTTTGCTTGAAGTGCTTTGACGAACTCAGATTTATCTGAAGGCATCACATCAGCTTTGAAGTCAGTCAAACCCACTTGCTTGGCAACAGAAGCTGCAGTCTGTTGATTGTCTCCGGTGAGCATATACACATCAATGCCTTTTGCTTTTAGTTTTTGAATGGCTGATTTGGAGCTGGGTTTGATCTCATCGGAAATGGCAATTACAGAAAGCACTGATTGCTCATTGGCAAAGAAGACTACAGTTCTGGCTTCATTACTCCAAGTTTTTGCCAGTTCATTTAATTCGGAATTAATTGAAATGTCATTCAGTTGGATCAATTTGGTGTTCCCCACATAGAACTTTTGATGGGAGGAATTTTTGGCTTCTACTCCTTGTCCTGTCAAACTTTGAAAATCTGAAACAGACTCTGCCGTGAAACCATCTTCTCGTAACTTTTTGCCTACTGCATCTGCCAGAGGATGCTCAGATTTTGACTCTATAGCAAGTAGGATAGGGGCATACCGGTCTTTCAGCTCTTCGCTTTCCCAAGAAATATCTGAAACGGTAGGTTTTCCGGCGGTAATGGTTCCGGTTTTATCCAGAATAATTGCACTGACCTTGTGGGCTATTTCCAGACTTTCAGCGTCTTTTATAAGGATGTTGTTCTCGGCACCCTTACCGATTCCTACCATGATGGCAGTAGGCGTGGCCAATCCCAATGCACAGGGACAGGCAATCACCAGCACGGCAACAGCGTTCAAAACAGCATGCGAAAGCGCGTCCTCTCCTCCGATAAGCATCCAAATGATAAAGGTCAGAATCGAAATCCCAATGACTACAGGGACAAAGATCGAGGCGATTTTGTCCACCAATTTCTGGACAGGAGCCTTGCTACCCTGTGCTTCCTGCACCCGCTTAATGATCTGGGATAGGAGAGTGTCACTTCCGACTTTCTCGGCTGTGAAATGGAAGCTACCCTTTTGATTGATGGTTCCTGCAAAAACTTTATCGCCCTCAGCCTTCTCCAAGGCAATGGGTTCGCCGGTGATCATGCTTTCATCGACAAATGAATTTCCGGAAATCACTTTTCCATCCACAGGGATTTTCTCTCCCGGGCGCACGACTATTTCATCCCCTCTTTGAACAGCGGAAATGGGGATTTCCTGTTCTTTACCATTTACAATGGTTTTCAGGGTTTTTGGCTGAAGTCCCATTAAGTTTTTAAGCGCAGTGGAAGTTCTCGACTTTGCTTTTTCCTCCAGCAATTTTCCGAAAAGGATAAAGGTGATGATCACAGTGGCAGCTTCATAGTAGACATGCGGCTCAAAACCACGGCTGATCCAGAATTCCGGAAACAGGGTGTTGAACAGACTAAATGCAAAAGCTATCCCTGTGCTGAGCGCAACCAGTGTGTCCATGTTGACACTTTTATTAGTGGCCTGTTTCCAGGCACTGATAAAAAAACGTTTTCCAAAAACTGTCATCACGGGAATAGTCAAGACAAGGGAAATCCAGATCCCTGCATGCCAATGCATATAAAACATCCCGATGATGAAAATTGGAAGGGTTAGAATCGCCGCACCAATTGTATGTTTCTTTAACTTTTGGCAATGTTCAGCCTGGTTTGCAGAGACAGTTTCATCTGCATTTTCTGTTTCTGTGATCAGTCCATATCCTATTGCTGAAAGCGCTTCGTTCAGACCTTCAGGATTTATTTCATCCGAATATTCTACCAGCACGGTGCTTGAAGCGAAGTTTACCTGGGCAGACTTCACCCCATCTGTATGTGCCAGAATTGTTTCTACACTGGATGCACAGGCTGCACAGGTCATGCCGGTGACTGGGAATGTTTCCTTGTGTAATGTTGGAGTGGATTCTTCCATGAGTTCTTGTCTTTAGTTGACATTACAAACTTAGGAATACGGAAGGAGGGAAATGTTATGGAATTTTGTGTAAAAGTTGTGAGATTTTGTGTTTTAACCATAGTGGGCGCAGAGGACGCAAGAATGTTGTTGTCCTGCTTCTCCAGAAGCTGGACTTTGAGTTTTGTTCCATCGGAACGAATGGTGGTTTTATATTTTACCAGCCGTTCCTACGGAACGAAAAAGGCATCTCAATAATTTGTTAGCTACAGATGAGACTTTCCTACAGAACGATTTGAGTTTTGGAAATAAAGTAGCGTATGTGCCTGAAGGCTTGTACCAGAGTTTAGCAAACGGAATTATAAATTCCGGAAACCGAGAGGGGATCAAAACGCAGAGATGGATGGTCTTGATAACCAATCTGATATTAAGTGTGATCCACAAGTGGATTAAAGAAGCTGAACAGTTTGCCACTTTGGTGTCCATGGCCTGTGCCAACCGGATATCTTACGTCTGTTTCCGGATCATACTAAAAACCAATTGTCTGGCAGCAAAGAACGAAATCTGGAAATTGGCTCCAAAAGGAGGGAAAGAGTAATTAAAATGATATAATTGCAATTATTTTTCTATATTATGCGTTATAATTGCAAAATATAGAAAAATAATGATTCATTATCTTAAAATAACCAATTTCGGCCCGATCAAAGATGAAGTAGTATTGGATTTTGAAGTAGGGGAGGTAGGGGAGTCTGAAGCTTATGAAGTTGAAATGCCAGACGGTCGCAGGCTTCTTAAACTTGGCTATATTTATGGCGCCAATGCTTCTGGAAAAACAACCGTTTTGAAGGCATTTGATTTTCTGAGAAAACTACTGCTGAAACCGAAATCTGATAAAGCCTTTGAACTGGATTTTGACCCCTTTTTTTTCCGGGATTCTCCCTATACTATTCCTTCAGATTTTGAGCTCTCATTTTATGTACAAGACGTGCGATACATCTATAATCTGAAGTTCAACAAACAGGGAGTTCTACATGAAAGGATTGTCTATTACCAGACGGCAAAACCGACCGAATTATTTACGAGAATCACAGATCCTGAAAAGCGGCTTGCAAAAATTGATTTTGGCAGTCGAATAAGGGTGCCAGCGCGTGAAAGAGATCTGCTGGAAGCAAACACACTCCACAACAATACGGTAATCGGAGCATATGCGCGAACGAATGTTGACATCGCAGAACTCGAAAAATTGAATCTGTGGTTCAATCAATACCTTCTCGGAATGATCAGTGCATCTCAGGACCTGACACATTTGACAACTTCTTATTTCGACCATAATCCGTTAATCGGAAAATGGATCAGTACTTTTTTGCATAAAGCAGACAATCAGATCTCGAAGGTAAACATCAGTGATTACGATATTAGCGTACCCTATGAAGACCCTTTATTGGATCTCTATCCGAAAGTCATTTCTCAAGGAAGTTTCCCGATGGAAACTGTCGTTAGATCTGATAAGGGAACAGGCAAAGGTGAGTTGAAATATTATGGTGGTGGTTCAATACAAAGGAAGATTGATTTCATTCACAAACTTAACAACCAGGATTATACATTATCCATTCAGTCTGAAAGCAACGGAACAAAACGGTATTTTGGGCTAGGGGGAGCCTTGTATGAAATTATCCACAATCCACACATGCTGTGCATTGATGAACTTGAAACATCATTGCATCCGGATCTTATGAAACATTTTCTGCAGGTCTTTTTACTAAACTCCACTAATTCCCAGCTCTTGATAACCACCCACAATGTTTCGTTGCTTGATAATCAAGATTTTATAAGGAAAGATGCTTTATGGTTCAGCGAAAAAAATAATGAAGGAGCAATGAATCTGTATTCCGCATCTGATTTTGACAGCTCTGTTCTTCGAAAGAACGCAAGCATTATTAATGCCTATAAAGTAGGGAAGCTTGGTGCTAAGCCAAATCTCGGCTCACCATTTTTAACAGAAGGCTAAATCCATGAGACATCGCCATCAAAGAATACCACTGAGGGATACAGTTGCTATCGTTGGGGACGGACAGACTGAGGCAATATATTTTGCGGATGTCCGTGACACAGACAGGCCAAAAAACTTGCATATTTTCCCTGATTTTCCAGGCAAAATCGGGAGCTATAGAGGGGTGCTAGACCGTGCTTTAGAATTGAGCAAAGATTATACCTATGTGTATGCTCTAATTGACATGGATACAATTATTCAAGACAGACAAGAGGGGGAGTATTACCGTCGAAAAATGGAAGTCCAGAATGCGGGTGTCAAAGTTCTTGAAAATAACCCATGTTTTGAAATGTGGTTCTTGCTACATTTTATTAGGACTGGACGGCTCTTTTCGAATTGCGAACAAGTTTCCACTGAATTGAGCAGACGGGGAAGAATTGAGAATTACAGTAAATCAGGAAAATTTCTTTCCAAAGCAAAACTCTACTCGAACTATAAGGATCGGCTTATGAACAATGCTATGCCAAATGCAAGGACTCTCGAAGACAGGGAGGGTCAGGATGAACTTTACCCGAGGGCACAAACATACCTGTTCTTTGAATGGTATTTTAATAAGTGATTTTCACCTGTTTTGTGCGATGGGACACTCAAGCTAATTTTTTCCTGAACAGCCGTGTCTGTTGGCTTATTCAAAAAAGGGCTTAGCGAATCGATTCGCTAAGCCTTTGAAGTTGTCCTGCTTCTCTAGAAGCTGGATTTGGAAATACAATCTGAATACCAAATTGCTGTGGACCGTTTACTATGGTCGGTCGACCAATCTATCTCAAGGAATTAATCCACTTCGCGATTTTCATCGCGTCTTCTTTGGATACTTGAGCCATTGGAGGCATTTCGGTAGGATAGTCAGGCCAGTTTTGAGGTTGGGGGTTATAGATCAATTCCACGATTTTTTCGTCAGAATACCTTCTTTTTGCCACATCCACATAAGCGGGGCCTATCACTTTTTTGTCCTTTTGATGACAAGCCGAACAGGTATTTTTAGCCAAGATGGACTTGATTTCCGCATCAGTAGGAACTGCTGAAGCTACGGCTTTCACAGCAACAGGCTTAGCTGTAGCCGGTTTTGTTACCACTTCTTTCACCGGCTCAGGAGCAGGAGTTTTGATCACCATTTTACTGCCTGAAGGAATACTGTTTAAGGTATAATAAGCATCAGGATGAACCAAAGAGAAACTACCGTCTACTGCTCGTATGCCTTCAAGGCTGATCTTGTGAACGAAGTGAGGTCTTAATCCTTCCACTGCTATTCTAGCCGACATACCGTCTTCTGCCACTTCCACACCTAAAACTTTCAAGGTTTTGTTGTCTACGGGAGGACTGCCATATACAGGATAGTATTTATAAGTGAAGCTTTCTACGGCATAAGAAGTCAAATCCTCAGCTGAAGCTTTGTCCACAGGCTTTGTGAATTCAATTAAGAACCCATCAGGCTGAGCTTTGACAGTTCTCATCTCGAATGGAATGTTGTGGTTCCAAACCAGTCTCTGCAGGCCTTCATTTGCTTCACCGGCAGAACCCCAACCACGGTTGGTTTCCCCGATAAACAACGACTTATCAGGTGCCCAAGCCATTCTTAAGATTCCAGACTGAAATCCAGATCTGAAATCGATGGAAGCTCCCTGCATTTGACCGTTTACTTCTTCAAGGATCACACGCATGATTTTACTTTGTCCTTGGTCACCGACCAATACTTGGCCTGCAAAAGGGCCGAAATGACCTTCCGGAATTAGAACAGGTTCGGCATTTGAAATACCCTGGATCCCGTGGGGCAACCAAACGGCAGGCAATTTCAAATCAGGAAGTTTTTCCTTTGCCTGGGCATTGGTGATGTATGGAGCATCGATTACATTCTCGGGCTTCATAAATCCGCCGGAACCATTAGGGATTTTTTGTGGATCAACCACTTTGTCAAATTCTTCAGCGGTTAATTTTAAAGGAGAATTTGGAAGGCCTGTCCATGCCAAGCCGGCAGGGTGGCCGGTGAAATCCCCTTTTTCGATAAACCAAAGTCCACCTGAACCCATGTAATCTCCCTGGTTTTCGGTATACACTAATTGATCGCCCAGCATACCCAATCCGGCAGGGGATCGCATCCCTGTGGCATAAGGTTCCATGCTACCATCCCTATTGATCTTCATGATCCAGCCTCTCATTGGCACCCGGCTTTCACCTCTCCACCATTCCTGATCACCAAAAGCTACGTTTGCTGATACGAAGAAAGAACCATCAGGACCTATCTTTGGGCCGAAGCTATATTCATGGTAATGAGCCGAAAGCGGCCAAGCATAAACTGTTTCGTACAAGTCAGCTTTCCCGTCTTGATCCGTATCGACCAGTTTGGTCAATTCGCCCCGTTGAGCAAGATAAAATGCCCCATCTTCATACACCAACCCCAAAATCTCATGAAGTCCCGAAGCAAACTTTCTAAAGAAAGGTCTTGGGCTGGTTGGGTTTTCTACGATAAATACATCGCCTCTACGGGTTGCTACCGCTAAGTCTCCATTGGGCAAAACGGTCAGACCACCTACTTCCAAAAGTGTTCCTTCCGGAGCAGTCACCCGCATGATTTTGAAGAAGTCCTCTTCTTTTGGGGATTCTTGTGCATCTACCTGCCCGGGTATCAGCTGAATTATAGCTGCTAGTCCAAAGGCAATTTTTGTGAATTTATTCTTTATCAATTTTTTCATCTTTGCGCTGACTTTGGATTAAAAGAGAAGATTGTAAACGATGTTTCCCTTTGTAGGCAAGAAAATTCCGGCATTGCCATTAGTTGTATGTGATACAGGAGCACCATAAGCTGCTTCATCGTATTGTAGATAAACCCCCGTTTCCGGCAGTAAATAATAGCCTTTATTCACTTTTTGGATCTCAGTACCGGCAGCTACTTTGTAAAAACCGTTGCCAATACCCGATACAGATCTGTTGATTCCTTTGCCGGATTCCAATACTTTGATTTCATCTTTTACAGACTTGCCCGAAAGTAAATAGGAGAATACAATGTCTTGAGAACCATCCATGAGCTGATATCCTTTGGTTCTAAACTCTTCTGAAACACTGTAGTCGTTTCCTACTGCATTAATTGCAGGGACGGTCAAATTAATTACTGCACCACGAGGTACTGAAACACCATTTCCACGGCTATTCCACATAGGAGTAGCGTTAAGAAATTCACCTCGCCACACTTGGATTAATGTCCCTGTTTCCATATCGTAGGCATAATTTACCCGTTCTTTGCCGGCAACTGAAACTACATGGCTCAGCCTTTTGAAATTTGGGATATCCCGGAAGCTACGAAGCACAGGTGTAGCATCAGCATCTACATAGATAGGATCTGTATCCTGATAAGCTCCTGCTTCAGAAACCAATAGATCTGTGTTTCTAAGACCCGGTCCGGAGATAGAAAAATTGAATCCATCCACAGACCAATTTCTGTTTTTGGAAGCAATGATCTGAATGGGATTGTCACCCGCTTTCAATTGTTTTTTAACCCGAACTCCTCTCTCGGATAGGTTAGATACGGGCTCGTCGCCTAGAGCAAATCCTGAAAGCCCACCAGGAACCTGTAGTGTGATTAGGTATTCACCCGCTTCTGCCACATTCAGGTTTGCGGTATACTTTGTCAAATTGACATCGGAGACAGACGCTGGAACTTCTTCGAAAGAAGCTACCTTTCCTTTTGCTACGGATGTTTTGCCTTCCAGCTCTTCCAGCCTGTTGAAAGAACCTTGGTACGTTTCATAACTCACATTGGATACGGTAGGAGTTTTTGCATTGAAAGGAGTGATCTCAATGTTTCTGAAAGCTACCGCTCCGTGATCACCTTGGATTCTAAGTGGGCCTTCTGCTACATCTTCACCGGTCATAGAGCCACGGGTAGGGCCGAAGACTTCTAGATTTTCATGAATTGTGACATCGTTAAGCTTCACAGAAAGGAATCGTGCATTTTCGGTTTTGTTGCCTGAAGCATCAAATTTTGCAGCTTGGAAGGAGACTTCCAACTTCTGCCAAATGCCAGGCGCTTTTGAGACGTTTTGACGCGGAGCGTATCCTTGATAGCCTTTTTGTCCTTCCGGTTTGCTCTCATCCCAGCGCTGATAGATTCCGCCATTATCACCGGGTTTGGTGGTGGTGGAAGTCCAACTGTCCAGAATTTGAATTTCATAATTTCCCTGAAGGTACACGCCGGAGTTTGAGCCCGGAGCCACCATAAATTCGAGGGAAAGATCCACATCTCCGAATTTATCGGTAGAGATGATATCAGTGCCCGGTTTCTTCTTGGAAGGAAGATTTGCCATTACTCCCGATCCGTCTGCGGATTGAAGTTGGTTAGGAACTGTAGGGTCAGCCCAAACATTTCCTACTTCTGTCCAGCTACCTTTGTTATTGCTAAAGGAGTCCAGCGTGAGTTTGGATACGGTTTGGCCCTGTGCAGTCATCAATGGGGTGGCAACAGCCATGGCTATTCCCAACCCAAATAATCTGGGGTTCAAAAACATAGATTAATAGATAGTTTTGTTTACTTGATAATGAGGCACTATTGCTTCACCCTAATTGGATGAAGTGTATAAATAAGTTGGAAAAGGAGTTGATACCCAATTTTATTAATCCGAAAGATACACGATGGATCATTCTTTTTTTGGAATTTTTTAATGAAATGTGGCCCAAAGAAACTGAAGTAGAAAGGGGGTAGGCATCAGGCAACTAATATTTTATAGTTGAAAAAATCAAAATCTCCTAGGTAATTGCTTTTAACAATCACCTAGGAGAGATTCTTAATTGGCGTATCCCGGATTTTGAGTTAAAGATGGATTTCTCTGTAACTCTTGTTCTGGTAAAGGAAACAACATATTTGCTTCCCTGATAGGACCATTGAAGTAATTAACTGAACCTACAGCATCGACGAAATTGATTTCACCGCTACCATTGTCAGTAGGTGCAGGCATTTTTCTGGTTCTCATCACATCAAACCAAATTGGGAATTCGAAAACAAGTTCTCTAACCCTTTCCTTCCACACTTCTTCCACAAACTCTTGAACTGATAAGCCGGCTAATTGACTTCTGATTTCAGTAGACTCTGTTTTCCACAATGCTCTTTCTCTTACTTGAGCCAGGTAATCAACAGCTTCAGAAGTAACGCCTTCAGATTGGGCAATTGCTTCCGCAGCTATCAATAATACATCTGCGTAGGAGTAAATTACTTTGTCTTTGCTGGAAAGGGCAGAAGTATTAGCAGCTTCTTCATCTACCCACATGTAAGGTGAAGTGGCAAATTCTATCACTTCTCCGTTTTTAGTAATGGAAGAGTGGAAATACTGCTTTTCCTGAACTCTTAGATCATTTTCCCGGTCGTAAGAATTTAGTAAAGGTGGGGTTGGGCCGTAAGCATTGTTAGTAATAGCAAATGCTAGTTGCGGAGCCATAGTCACCGGATAGCATATCGCCGGATATCCATTATTAGAGATGGTTTCATCAAACTCATAATAGTAAATATACTCTTGCGGAATACTTACGCTAGACTTCAATTTATTGTAGGCAGAACCTTCCGGTGCAAGTTCACCTTCAGCAGTCATGGTATGCTGTGCCAAGGAATGAACGCCGGAATTAATAATTGCCCTGGCAACTTCAGCAGAGTTGGCATAATTATCTGCCCCAACAGCAGCTCCACTCATAGTCAGGTAAACTTCTGCAAGAATAGTTTGTGCTACGGTTTTGGAAATTCTACCTGAGTTATCCGACATAGCAACATTTGCCAAACCTGTGCCATCTATAGCTGCATTAAGATCTGCTGTGATCAACTCATAGATCTGTGCCGCCGGAGTTCTTTCGAGAAATAGATTTTCAAGGCTCTCGTATGGCTCTGTGATCAAAGGCACATCGCCAAACATCCTTACCAGATAATAATAATTCATGGCACGGAAAAACTTCGCTTCAGCCATGTATCTTTCTGCGTCCGTTTCGGATAGTCCCGGTGTCGTAGGAATATATTTGATGGCATTGTTTGATCTCGAAATGCCGGCATAAATATCCGACCACATGGAGTTAAAATAATCAGAAAGGTTAAGTCCATCATAAGTCATCGTTTGACCTCTTTGCACATGGAATTCCTGGCCTTTGTAATCATTGTCCACAAAACCGGAAAGATATGGACCGAACATCATTCGCGCTCCCGAATAGGTACCCGTTGTGTACATTTGCATAGCACCTCTTCTATACAGTGCGTTTACAGCATCTCTAGCATGCTCAGGTCTACTGAAATATTGATTAGATGCTACCTCGTCTCTTGGCTTTTCCTCTAAGAAGCTTTCGCATGAAGCAGTCGATAGCAATATCCCTAAATATAAAATATATGTCTTTTTCATGTGTTTATAATTTGTTTTTCAATGGCCATTACCTGTCCCGAAAATCGGGATGGAATCTCGCTTGATAGATAATCATGCCACTGTGTGACACTCAGAACCGTGCTCGATTTCATTTGATTTAAAGGATTAAAATTGAAGACTAACACCGACAGTGAACGTTCTTGGTCTAGGATATTGGAAGAAGAAAATATTCTGTCCCCACTGATTTCCTTCCCAAGAAGAAGCTTCAGGATCATATCCTTTAAAGTCCTTAGAATTTATTAAGAACGCATTCTGGACATTAGCGTAGACTCTCAGTTTGCTAAGTCCGGAATTTCTTGCCATTATTTCGTTGAAGGTATAGCCAAGAGAAATCAGGTTTCCTCTGATATAAGATCCATCAGCTACCCAATGGCTATCCACCTCACTGTTTTGGCCTGAATAAGGACCGTTTCTGATTTGCTGAACCATCGTGTTTTGATTGTCCTCTGTCCATGCATCATACAGTACATCTTTCAGCCCACTGGCAAAACCGGTTCTATCCTGAGTGGAATGAAAGGATTGCTGAAGGATATCCACGCCTGCGACAAATTGTATGTCCAAAGTCAAATCAAAATTCTTATAGTAGAAGTTGTTTATAAAACTTCCTGTCCATTTTGGGAGGCCGTTTCCTATGATCTTTCTTTCTGCACTTCTTTTCGCTTCACCCGGTACCGCTCCGACTTCAGCAGCTTCTGCTATCTCGTCAGTACCCCAAGTACCCAATCTTTCAAATCCCCAGAAGGAGCTCAAAGGCTCTCCAACTCTTAAGATGGTTTGGCTACCGGACACCCAGTTAGGGCCGGGGAAGATGTCTTCGTTATTCTCACCAAGTTTCTCGATTTGGTTTTTATTGAAAGAGAAATTCAAATTAGACTCCCAGCTAAAGTCATTGGTTGTGATAGGAAATGCTTTTACCAACACTTCAACACCCCTATTGGAAACAGATCCAATATTATCTCTTACGGCAGAGAATCCTGAAGAGGAAGGAACAGGTCTATCCAAAAGAAGATCCGTTGTCAACTTGTAGTAGTAATCAAAGCTAAATACCAATGCTCTATCCAATAAAGACAAGTCGAATCCAATGTCAAATTGTCTTGTTTTCTCCCATTCCAAATCAGGATTAGGAAGTCTGTTCACATAACTAATTGGAGCTCTTGTCCCATTCAAAAGAGTTGTTTCTGATGAAAGAGTACCTAGCGATTGATAAGTAGGGATTTCCGTGTTACCGGTAATACCAAAACTGGATCTTAATTTCAATTCATTGATCGTATTAGCCATTCCTTGCATAAATGGCTCATTGGAAAGTACATATCCCACGCCCACAGAAGGGAAAACGCCATATTTATTGTTGTCCCCAAATCTGGATGAACCGTCCACACGACCGGTGAAGGTCACGAGATACTTGCTTTTATAGCTATAATTACCTCTTACGAAATAAGAATTCATGCTCCATTCATCATAACCTGAATTAGGCGTTCCCGGCTGGCTAGCTGCCTGAATTCTATTGAAAGTAAATGTATCATCAGAGAATCCTGTCGCAGAAACATTGAAGAATTCCTGGGTTCTCTTCTGCCAACTCAAACCGGCCATTGCATTAATAGAGTGGTCTCCAAA contains:
- a CDS encoding DUF1080 domain-containing protein, producing the protein MNPRLFGLGIAMAVATPLMTAQGQTVSKLTLDSFSNNKGSWTEVGNVWADPTVPNQLQSADGSGVMANLPSKKKPGTDIISTDKFGDVDLSLEFMVAPGSNSGVYLQGNYEIQILDSWTSTTTKPGDNGGIYQRWDESKPEGQKGYQGYAPRQNVSKAPGIWQKLEVSFQAAKFDASGNKTENARFLSVKLNDVTIHENLEVFGPTRGSMTGEDVAEGPLRIQGDHGAVAFRNIEITPFNAKTPTVSNVSYETYQGSFNRLEELEGKTSVAKGKVASFEEVPASVSDVNLTKYTANLNVAEAGEYLITLQVPGGLSGFALGDEPVSNLSERGVRVKKQLKAGDNPIQIIASKNRNWSVDGFNFSISGPGLRNTDLLVSEAGAYQDTDPIYVDADATPVLRSFRDIPNFKRLSHVVSVAGKERVNYAYDMETGTLIQVWRGEFLNATPMWNSRGNGVSVPRGAVINLTVPAINAVGNDYSVSEEFRTKGYQLMDGSQDIVFSYLLSGKSVKDEIKVLESGKGINRSVSGIGNGFYKVAAGTEIQKVNKGYYLLPETGVYLQYDEAAYGAPVSHTTNGNAGIFLPTKGNIVYNLLF
- a CDS encoding RagB/SusD family nutrient uptake outer membrane protein, whose amino-acid sequence is MKKTYILYLGILLSTASCESFLEEKPRDEVASNQYFSRPEHARDAVNALYRRGAMQMYTTGTYSGARMMFGPYLSGFVDNDYKGQEFHVQRGQTMTYDGLNLSDYFNSMWSDIYAGISRSNNAIKYIPTTPGLSETDAERYMAEAKFFRAMNYYYLVRMFGDVPLITEPYESLENLFLERTPAAQIYELITADLNAAIDGTGLANVAMSDNSGRISKTVAQTILAEVYLTMSGAAVGADNYANSAEVARAIINSGVHSLAQHTMTAEGELAPEGSAYNKLKSSVSIPQEYIYYYEFDETISNNGYPAICYPVTMAPQLAFAITNNAYGPTPPLLNSYDRENDLRVQEKQYFHSSITKNGEVIEFATSPYMWVDEEAANTSALSSKDKVIYSYADVLLIAAEAIAQSEGVTSEAVDYLAQVRERALWKTESTEIRSQLAGLSVQEFVEEVWKERVRELVFEFPIWFDVMRTRKMPAPTDNGSGEINFVDAVGSVNYFNGPIREANMLFPLPEQELQRNPSLTQNPGYAN